The nucleotide sequence GGGAGATCACCAGGATCAGCACCGGCCGCCGACCGATCCGGTCCCCGAGCCGGCCGAACAGGGCCGCGCCGACGGGCCGGAAGAAGAAGGCCAGCGCGAAGGAGGCGTAGGTCTTCACCAGGCCCTCGACCGAGCCGCCGCCGGCCGGGGTGAAGAACCGCTCCGCGATCACCGTGGCGAAGTAGCCGTAGACACCGAACTCGTACCACTCGATGAAGTTGCCCACCGACCCGGCGGCGAGCGCCCGCACCGACGGCCTGCGGCCCCCGGTCGCACGGTCCTCGTGATTCAGCTCCATGGCAGCGCCCTCGACCGTCGTCACTCCCTCGCGCCCGGCACACGGCCGGACCACCCGACCCGCCCGCACCACCGGTCACCCGTCAGAGCCATGGCTGCCCGGCCGGGCCCGGTCCTACCCGGGGCGGGGGGGGGGCCGGTGCGGTCGCGCGTGGGCCGCGGGCCCCGGAATTCTCAGGTGACCGGCGCCGTCGCCGTGGTGGTCGCCGGACCGGGCACAAGGGCGCGGGCGGCGGTCAGCTCGTCGCGGGCCGCCGCCTCGGCCGCCTCCAGGTACGCGAAGGCGTCCGCCCCGACGGGCACCCGCACGGGTGCCGAATCCGCCTCGACGAGACGCAGGACCTGGGCGGCGAACGTCTCGGGGCGGCCCAGCTCGGGGTTGTCCCCCATCCCGCGCAGCGCCGCCCACATGTCCCGCGTGACGTCCGCGTAGGCGGGGACACGTGTGGCGGTCTCGGCCAGGGCGGCGCCGTAACCCGTGGCGAATCCGCCGGGTTCGACCGCGCTCACGCGGATGCCGAACGGCGCGACCTCCGCCGCGAGCACCTGGCTCATCCCCTCCAGCGCGTACTTGCCCGCCACGTAGGCGGACAGGCCGGGAAAACCGATCCGGCCGGCGAGGGAGGAGACGTTGACGATGTGGCCGAAGCCCTGGCGGCGCATGAAGGGGAGCACCAGACGGGCCAGCCGCGACGGCGCCACCGCGAGCACCTCCAGTTGGTCGCGCAGTTCGTCGTCCGCCACCTCCTCCAGCGCGCCGAAAAGGCCCGCCCCGGCGTTGTTGACCAGCACGTCCACCCCGCCGAAGCGGTCGACGGCGTGGGCCACCGCCGCTTCGCACTGCGCGGCGTCGCGCACGTCGAGTGCCACCGTCGTCACCCGGTCCGGGAACCGGGTCGCGAGATCGTGCAGCACGGCGGGCCGGCGAGCCGTGGCGACCAGCCGGTCACCCGCCTCCGC is from Streptomyces seoulensis and encodes:
- a CDS encoding SDR family oxidoreductase, producing MTRRWLVTGCSSGLGRALAEAVAEAGDRLVATARRPAVLHDLATRFPDRVTTVALDVRDAAQCEAAVAHAVDRFGGVDVLVNNAGAGLFGALEEVADDELRDQLEVLAVAPSRLARLVLPFMRRQGFGHIVNVSSLAGRIGFPGLSAYVAGKYALEGMSQVLAAEVAPFGIRVSAVEPGGFATGYGAALAETATRVPAYADVTRDMWAALRGMGDNPELGRPETFAAQVLRLVEADSAPVRVPVGADAFAYLEAAEAAARDELTAARALVPGPATTTATAPVT